One Aegilops tauschii subsp. strangulata cultivar AL8/78 chromosome 7, Aet v6.0, whole genome shotgun sequence genomic window carries:
- the LOC109785759 gene encoding alkane hydroxylase MAH1 — METVSWWVGGFLGKYPEIMVSFACFLFLLFFRFRHRDGLPTNWPVVGALPAITVNAGRVHEWVTEFLRVAPGMSHVVRGPWGSPVDVLVTANPADVAHVFTANFGNYPKGEDFAAVFDVLGDGIFNADGESWAFQRRKAHALLFDPRFRSAVAASTARKLGEGLVPLLDGLAATCEVVDLQDVFMRLTFDLTAMFVFGVDPGCLAAHFPRVPFAAAMDEAEAVLFYRHVTPVPWLRLQTYLNIGHERKMAKARQVLDASITEFVSLRRERAARADTNADGTDAADLLTLYLACQDEVGKDGKEFDRFLRDTTLNIMVAGRDTTSSALTWFFWLLSKHPDVEAKILAELRENATSGGIGCQPTAIDLKRLVYLHAALSESLRLYPPVPFEHKAAAQPDTLPSGPAVSRTRQLIVSFYSMGRMEAVWGKDCLEFRPERWLTETGRLRHEPSYKFVAFNVGPRTCIGKDLAFTQMKAVVAAVVPRFRVEVAAGATVPIPKMSIILHMKDGLKVRVHKRQDDALSTI; from the coding sequence ATGGAGACCGTGTCATGGTGGGTTGGAGGCTTCCTCGGAAAGTACCCGGAGATCATGGTGTcgttcgcttgcttcttgttctTGCTGTTCTTCAGGTTTCGCCACCGGGACGGGCTGCCAACCAACTGGCCGGTGGTCGGCGCGTTGCCGGCGATCACCGTCAATGCCGGGCGCGTGCACGAGTGGgtcaccgagttcctgcgggtgGCGCCAGGGATGTCGCACGTCGTCAGGGGCCCGTGGGGCtcgccggtggacgtccttgtcACGGCCAACCCGGCGGACGTGGCGCATGTCTTCACGGCCAACTTCGGCAACTATCCCAAGGGCGAGGACTTCGCTGCCGTGTTCGACGTGCTCGGCGACGGCATCTTCAATGCCGACGGTGAGTCGTGGGCGTTCCAGCGGCGCAAGGCGCACGCGCTGCTCTTCGACCCAAGGTTCCGTTCTGCCGTCGCCGCGAGCACCGCGCGCAAGCTCGGCGAGGGGCTCGTGCCGCTCCTCGACGGCCTGGCGGCCACGTGCGAGGTCGTTGATCTGCAGGACGTGTTCATGCGGCTGACGTTCGACCTCACGGCGATGTTCGTGTTCGGTGTCGACCCCGGCTGCCTCGCCGCCCACTTCCCTCGAGTGCCATTCGCCGCGGCCATGGACGAGGCCGAGGCGGTGCTGTTCTACAGGCACGTGACGCCCGTACCGTGGCTGAGGCTCCAGACCTACCTAAACATTGGCCACGAAAGAAAGATGGCCAAGGCTCGGCAGGTGCTCGACGCGTCTATCACGGAGTTCGTGTCGCTCCGACGAGAGCGAGCGGCCCGTGCCGACACCAACGCCGACGGGACTGATGCCGCTGACCTTCTCACGTTGTACCTGGCATGCCAAGACGAGGTAGGCAAGGACGGAAAGGAGTTCGATCGGTTCTTGCGTGACACAACGCTGAACATCATGGTCGCCGGTCGCGACACCACGAGCTCCGCCTTGACATGGTTCTTCTGGCTGCTCTCCAAACACCCCGACGTTGAGGCCAAGATCCTAGCCGAGCTCCGTGAGAACGCAACGTCTGGCGGCATCGGCTGCCAACCCACCGCCATCGATCTGAAGCGCCTGGTCTATCTGCACGCGGCGCTGTCGGAGTCACTCCGGCTGTACCCGCCGGTGCCGTTCGAGCACAAGGCGGCGGCGCAGCCAGACACGCTGCCGAGCGGCCCTGCGGTGTCGCGGACACGGCAGCTGATCGTATCATTCTACTCGATGGGGCGCATGGAGGCGGTGTGGGGCAAGGATTGCCTAGAGTTCCGGCCGGAGCGGTGGCTGACGGAGACGGGGCGGCTCCGCCACGAGCCTTCCTACAAGTTCGTGGCGTTCAACGTGGGGCCGCGGACGTGCATCGGCAAGGACCTGGCGTTCACGCAGATGAAGGCCGTGGTTGCCGCCGTCGTGCCGCGGTTCAGGGTCGAGGTGGCCGCCGGTGCAACGGTGCCGATTCCCAAGATGTCCATCATACTCCACATGAAGGACGGGCTCAAGGTGAGGGTGCACAAGAGACAAGACGATGCACTAAGTACAATCTAG